One genomic segment of Vibrio quintilis includes these proteins:
- a CDS encoding MarR family winged helix-turn-helix transcriptional regulator, whose amino-acid sequence MEKYEEVLVSIRQIIRAIDLHSKKLSKVAGLTGPQLILMRSIEQLGEVTIRELSNHTNMSQATATTILDRLERNGYVRRVRSVADKRKVHAYLTETGQDLLNKAPQPLQDNFVSQFQQLEDWEQSLLLSSIQRLSNMMKADNIDVAPMLEIGSITKSE is encoded by the coding sequence TTGGAAAAATATGAAGAAGTTCTGGTTTCAATACGCCAGATAATCCGAGCCATTGATCTTCACTCAAAAAAACTCAGTAAGGTTGCAGGCCTGACCGGACCGCAACTGATATTGATGCGTTCTATAGAACAGTTGGGAGAAGTGACTATTCGTGAACTTTCAAACCATACAAATATGAGTCAGGCCACAGCGACAACCATTCTTGATCGTCTGGAGCGTAATGGTTATGTTCGCCGGGTCAGAAGCGTTGCTGACAAAAGAAAGGTTCATGCATACCTGACAGAGACAGGACAAGATCTGCTCAATAAAGCACCGCAACCTTTACAAGACAACTTTGTCTCTCAGTTTCAGCAATTGGAAGACTGGGAACAGAGCCTTCTGTTGTCATCCATTCAGAGACTCTCGAACATGATGAAAGCGGATAATATTGACGTCGCGCCAATGCTTGAAATCGGAAGCATCACCAAAAGCGAATAA
- a CDS encoding MarR family transcriptional regulator, producing the protein MRLSHKRNVQKKLQKRVMAFASNLVQFEQPRQAEVKTVVAAKPSQVKREVTVNLTPKQQQVLDIVSQHSDGINPKSIGLEAGQEDTKAASWATGALKKLLEEGLVEKVQLSGNKVIYKTL; encoded by the coding sequence ATGAGACTTTCTCATAAGCGTAATGTGCAAAAAAAATTGCAGAAACGTGTTATGGCATTCGCTTCAAATCTTGTTCAATTTGAACAACCCCGTCAGGCTGAGGTGAAAACCGTTGTGGCAGCTAAACCTTCTCAGGTTAAGCGCGAGGTTACGGTAAATCTGACTCCCAAGCAACAGCAGGTCTTGGATATTGTCAGCCAGCACTCAGATGGAATTAATCCCAAATCAATTGGGCTGGAAGCCGGGCAGGAAGATACAAAAGCTGCATCCTGGGCAACAGGGGCACTGAAGAAGCTTCTTGAAGAAGGGCTTGTCGAAAAAGTTCAGCTTTCAGGAAACAAAGTTATTTATAAAACGTTGTAA
- a CDS encoding DUF2982 domain-containing protein: MQTVYFENFKFDRHSPAIRISGFVYFTVSIIIIMTANSFTHAIIYAMLLIAFYFFVYWMIIKSQVAFSLTATHFQQHLFRGGWIIKWNNICEINQCTLDHHGWHQPIPWIGIRLKSYTPYLESICPRIISEILLNQRGLLFLGIKQHPEYRFNFEDIVLDSRQFISDTGKCYTGLQAMLANRMKYQRRLHGYDLFISVSDLGMGRSGDELIGLARRYIAAAEPDNNKKD, translated from the coding sequence ATGCAAACTGTCTACTTTGAGAACTTTAAATTTGACAGACACAGCCCTGCGATACGGATATCAGGTTTTGTATATTTTACCGTCAGTATAATCATTATTATGACAGCAAATTCATTCACTCATGCAATAATATATGCAATGCTACTAATTGCTTTTTATTTTTTTGTTTACTGGATGATCATTAAAAGTCAGGTTGCATTTTCACTCACGGCAACTCACTTTCAGCAACATTTATTCCGTGGTGGCTGGATTATCAAATGGAATAACATTTGCGAAATTAATCAATGTACATTAGATCATCATGGCTGGCATCAGCCAATTCCATGGATAGGCATACGCTTAAAATCTTACACACCTTACCTTGAAAGTATCTGTCCGCGTATCATTAGCGAAATACTCCTGAACCAGAGAGGTTTATTATTTCTGGGAATAAAACAGCACCCGGAATACCGGTTCAACTTTGAAGATATTGTTCTGGACTCCCGGCAATTCATCAGCGATACAGGTAAATGCTATACGGGGCTTCAGGCGATGTTAGCCAACAGAATGAAATACCAGCGCCGGTTACATGGTTATGATCTGTTCATTTCGGTGAGTGATTTGGGGATGGGCAGAAGCGGAGATGAACTCATCGGGCTGGCCCGGCGTTACATTGCTGCCGCCGAACCAGATAATAATAAAAAAGATTAG
- a CDS encoding MBL fold metallo-hydrolase: MALQYQIVPVTSFSQNCSIVWCDETMEGVVIDPGGEAKRLCQIIGELGVKVISVVLTHGHLDHVGGTQKLAEELDHVSIIGPHQADLFWLQGLEQQSQMFGFPLTPSFEPDQWLKEGDVISFGQQQLNVIHTPGHTPGHVTLFNEVSRIAFVGDVLFNGGIGRTDFPQGDFNILIDSIKNKLWPLGSDMTFVPGHGPKSTFGQERVSNPFVADESPLY; encoded by the coding sequence ATGGCACTTCAGTATCAAATTGTTCCTGTGACTTCTTTTTCTCAAAATTGTTCAATTGTCTGGTGTGATGAAACTATGGAAGGTGTAGTGATTGATCCGGGTGGTGAAGCAAAACGTTTGTGTCAGATTATCGGGGAGTTAGGTGTCAAGGTGATTAGTGTTGTGTTGACTCATGGGCATTTGGATCATGTCGGCGGAACTCAAAAGCTTGCTGAAGAATTAGATCATGTCAGTATCATCGGACCTCATCAGGCTGATTTATTCTGGCTGCAGGGGTTGGAGCAGCAGAGTCAGATGTTTGGTTTCCCGTTAACGCCCTCTTTTGAACCTGATCAGTGGTTGAAAGAAGGTGATGTTATTTCTTTTGGTCAACAGCAATTGAATGTGATTCATACTCCCGGGCATACACCAGGTCATGTAACGTTGTTTAATGAAGTCAGCCGGATTGCATTCGTCGGTGATGTTCTGTTCAATGGTGGTATCGGCCGGACGGATTTCCCTCAGGGGGATTTCAATATTCTGATTGATTCAATCAAAAATAAATTGTGGCCGCTTGGGAGTGATATGACATTTGTTCCCGGGCACGGGCCTAAATCAACCTTTGGCCAGGAACGAGTTTCTAATCCTTTTGTCGCGGATGAGTCACCATTATATTAG
- a CDS encoding GTP cyclohydrolase II has product MAEVRARVGLKVGAKSSIDAEILSFDDLKTDKEHVALVFKSADKNQEIPLVRMHSECLTGDVFHSSRCDCGEQLEETVSLMGEAGGILLYLRQEGRGIGLYNKIDAYLLQNEGYDTYEANHQLGFGDDLRDFQEAAQMLQALNIQKIRLITNNPKKVAELRNFGIEIVEVIHTSAHIKEGNVNYLKAKVSHGKHKLDL; this is encoded by the coding sequence ATGGCAGAAGTAAGGGCCAGAGTTGGATTAAAGGTCGGAGCAAAAAGCAGCATTGATGCTGAAATTCTTTCTTTTGATGACTTGAAAACTGACAAAGAGCATGTCGCTCTGGTTTTTAAGTCAGCAGATAAAAATCAGGAAATTCCCCTGGTCAGAATGCATTCAGAATGTTTGACTGGCGATGTTTTCCACTCATCCAGATGTGATTGTGGTGAGCAGCTGGAGGAAACGGTGTCGTTAATGGGAGAAGCCGGCGGTATATTGTTGTACCTGCGACAGGAAGGCCGGGGGATAGGGCTCTACAACAAGATAGATGCCTATCTGTTACAGAATGAAGGTTACGATACATATGAAGCCAACCATCAGCTGGGCTTTGGTGACGATCTGCGTGATTTTCAGGAAGCTGCACAAATGCTTCAGGCGCTCAATATTCAGAAAATCCGGTTGATTACAAATAATCCCAAGAAAGTTGCAGAGTTGAGAAATTTTGGAATTGAAATTGTTGAGGTGATTCACACCTCTGCTCATATCAAAGAGGGTAACGTGAATTATCTGAAAGCTAAAGTTTCTCATGGCAAACATAAATTAGATTTGTAA